In one Bryobacteraceae bacterium genomic region, the following are encoded:
- a CDS encoding TA system VapC family ribonuclease toxin: MRTGSGPRLVDANVWLALLAPSHEHHAPVRDWYDTLEAGQAGLCRLVHLAVIRLLSNPKVMGPSVITTREAWDVLDSLMDDERVEMWAEPAGLAGVMPKLLRYPVPTPNMVTDAYLAAFAIARECRLATIDGGFDQFAGLRVERLAAAVMAG, encoded by the coding sequence ATGCGAACCGGATCCGGCCCGCGGCTGGTGGACGCCAACGTCTGGCTGGCGCTGCTGGCGCCAAGCCACGAGCATCACGCCCCGGTGCGAGACTGGTACGACACCCTCGAGGCCGGACAGGCCGGGCTGTGCCGGTTGGTGCATCTGGCGGTGATCCGGTTGTTGTCGAATCCCAAGGTGATGGGCCCGTCCGTGATCACGACGCGAGAAGCCTGGGACGTGCTCGACTCGCTGATGGATGACGAGCGGGTGGAGATGTGGGCGGAACCGGCGGGCCTCGCTGGAGTGATGCCCAAGCTGCTCCGCTACCCGGTCCCGACTCCTAACATGGTCACCGACGCCTACCTCGCCGCGTTTGCGATTGCCCGCGAGTGCCGGTTGGCCACCATCGACGGCGGCTTCGATCAGTTCGCAGGGCTACGGGTGGAACGGCTGGCGGCCGCGGTCATGGCCGGTTGA
- a CDS encoding amidohydrolase family protein: MIRAVIPCLAAALAAQDTTFLLRGVTVHPVTGPDVPAASLLVRDGLIASIENAKFKPPKGLRVVDAAGLHVYPGMIDSASTLGLTEIGAVRETSDIAELGDYDPQLRAVVAVNPASEHFPVARANGITTAITIPGGGVISGQAALIHLDGWTWEEMAITPSAAMLLRFPVLTLMQTGEEGGRPRRVPYAEARKKYDVALAKLSRFVEDARAYQQAKAAKANTADRRFEAMIPVLEKRIPLVVRAARERDIRAALDFAAKQNLRIVLAEPREFGDTLATVKERQIPVILGPTFALPIEEDAPYDSQYSLPGELHRQGVEFAFGSFDSADVRNLPYQAAAAVGFGLPRDAALKALTINPARLWGIADKAGSIEPGKWADLIVTTGDPLETSTQVRRLFIRGREVSLETRHTRLYEKYLNRP, encoded by the coding sequence ATGATCCGTGCGGTCATTCCATGCCTCGCGGCCGCGCTGGCGGCGCAGGACACCACGTTCCTGCTGCGCGGCGTAACCGTGCATCCGGTTACCGGTCCGGACGTGCCTGCCGCATCGCTGCTCGTGCGCGACGGGCTCATCGCCTCGATAGAGAACGCGAAGTTCAAACCGCCGAAAGGGCTCCGCGTCGTCGACGCCGCCGGCCTCCATGTGTATCCGGGAATGATCGACTCAGCGTCGACGCTGGGGCTCACCGAGATCGGCGCGGTGCGCGAAACGTCCGACATCGCCGAACTCGGCGACTACGATCCGCAGTTGCGGGCCGTCGTGGCCGTGAATCCGGCGAGTGAGCACTTTCCGGTGGCTCGCGCCAACGGCATCACCACCGCGATCACCATACCCGGCGGTGGTGTCATTTCCGGCCAGGCCGCGCTGATTCACCTCGACGGATGGACGTGGGAAGAGATGGCGATCACCCCCTCGGCCGCGATGCTGTTGCGCTTTCCCGTGCTCACGCTCATGCAAACGGGCGAGGAGGGCGGCCGTCCGCGCCGGGTTCCGTACGCGGAGGCAAGGAAGAAGTATGACGTAGCGCTCGCAAAGTTGAGCCGCTTCGTCGAGGATGCCCGCGCCTACCAGCAGGCCAAGGCCGCCAAGGCGAACACAGCCGACCGGCGCTTCGAAGCCATGATCCCGGTGCTCGAAAAGCGGATCCCGCTGGTTGTGCGAGCCGCGCGCGAACGCGACATCCGCGCCGCGCTCGACTTCGCCGCCAAACAGAACCTGCGCATCGTGCTCGCCGAGCCGCGCGAATTCGGGGACACCCTTGCGACGGTGAAGGAGCGGCAGATCCCCGTGATCCTCGGCCCGACGTTCGCTCTTCCCATTGAGGAGGACGCGCCGTACGATTCGCAGTACTCGCTGCCAGGCGAATTGCATCGCCAGGGAGTGGAGTTCGCGTTTGGTTCGTTTGATTCGGCAGACGTCCGCAATCTCCCGTATCAGGCCGCCGCGGCCGTGGGCTTTGGCCTGCCGCGTGACGCCGCGCTGAAGGCCCTCACCATCAATCCCGCACGGCTGTGGGGAATCGCGGACAAGGCGGGTTCGATCGAACCGGGGAAGTGGGCGGACCTGATCGTCACCACCGGCGATCCGCTCGAAACTTCCACGCAGGTCCGGCGCCTATTCATCCGGGGCCGCGAAGTGAGCCTCGAGACACGGCATACGCGGCTCTACGAGAAGTACCTCAACCGGCCATGA
- a CDS encoding amidohydrolase translates to MRALALAAVLAASAPAADIVIQNAKILTVTKGKVDGAVRIHDGKIAEIAEKILVPPGAQVVDAAGQYLMPGIIDCHSHIATDAVNEASVSVSSMAGIEDVINPGDIGIYRALAGGATTANVLHGSANAIGGKCAVIKTRWGKDARALVFDAAKPGIKFALGENPKRRGNQRAPGSIGPLRYPATRMGVEDVIREAFLDAREYQAKIAKGEHPRRDLKLEPLVEVLEGKRLVHAHCYRADEILMLLRVADEFGFKIRTLQHVLEGYKVASEIAAHGAGASTFSDWWAYKVEAFDATPYNAAIMHKKGVLVSINSDSADLIRHLNAEAAKVMKYGGLSEDEALAMVTINPAKQLMVDNRVGSIEVGKDADLALFDKHPLSNYAKVQKVWIDGEMYFDREGDINGRAGKAARRASMLKYVKAPK, encoded by the coding sequence ATGAGAGCCCTTGCCTTGGCCGCCGTTCTTGCGGCGTCCGCACCGGCCGCCGACATCGTCATTCAGAACGCCAAGATTTTGACGGTAACGAAAGGCAAGGTCGATGGCGCAGTCCGCATCCACGACGGCAAGATCGCCGAGATCGCGGAGAAGATCCTGGTTCCGCCCGGCGCGCAGGTGGTGGACGCCGCCGGGCAATACCTGATGCCCGGGATTATCGATTGCCACTCGCACATCGCCACCGACGCCGTGAACGAAGCGAGCGTATCAGTCTCTTCGATGGCCGGCATCGAAGACGTGATCAACCCCGGCGATATCGGGATCTATCGCGCCTTGGCGGGTGGCGCGACAACCGCCAACGTGCTGCACGGATCGGCCAATGCGATCGGCGGGAAGTGCGCGGTGATCAAAACCCGCTGGGGCAAGGACGCGCGGGCATTGGTGTTCGACGCGGCCAAGCCCGGCATCAAGTTCGCGCTCGGCGAGAATCCGAAGCGCCGGGGAAATCAGCGCGCGCCGGGATCCATCGGTCCGCTGCGCTACCCGGCGACGCGAATGGGCGTGGAGGATGTGATCCGCGAAGCTTTCCTTGATGCCCGCGAGTACCAGGCGAAGATCGCCAAGGGGGAGCATCCGCGGCGCGATCTGAAACTGGAGCCGCTCGTCGAGGTGCTCGAAGGCAAGCGGCTGGTGCACGCGCACTGCTACCGGGCCGACGAGATTCTCATGCTGCTGCGCGTGGCCGACGAGTTCGGCTTCAAGATCCGCACGCTCCAGCATGTGCTCGAGGGCTACAAGGTGGCGAGCGAGATCGCCGCGCACGGCGCCGGGGCATCGACGTTTTCGGATTGGTGGGCGTACAAAGTGGAAGCCTTCGACGCCACTCCCTACAACGCCGCCATCATGCACAAGAAGGGCGTGCTCGTCTCGATCAATTCGGACTCGGCCGACCTCATCCGCCACCTCAATGCCGAAGCCGCCAAGGTGATGAAGTACGGCGGACTCTCGGAAGACGAAGCGCTCGCGATGGTGACCATCAATCCGGCGAAGCAGTTGATGGTGGACAACCGAGTCGGGTCCATCGAGGTTGGTAAGGACGCCGACCTGGCGCTGTTCGACAAGCACCCGCTCTCCAACTACGCGAAGGTGCAGAAGGTCTGGATCGATGGCGAGATGTACTTTGACCGCGAAGGCGACATCAACGGCCGTGCCGGGAAAGCCGCCCGCCGTGCTTCGATGCTCAAGTACGTGAAGGCGCCGAAATGA
- a CDS encoding amidohydrolase family protein, producing MIPPRALFPFLLAVAAAWAQSTGPIAIRNVTLHPASGPPVERGAVVIRDGLIEAAGANVTPPAGASLVEGIGLHVYPGLIDSLSHAGLPAPPARGSGTATSATAPAPQPANGPEDRPATSSWVHAQDLVRPGDKSVEDARSAGFTTAVVYPRQGILPGQGAAMNLAGEKPGAMVLAAPVAAYVRFENQRQGFPGSLMGVISYIRQLHIDAAYYDQERKAYAASARGHKRPDYDRALDGLLESPRLLLPASAEREFPRMIAFAAERKRPAVLYGGHEAWLAVESIRAAGAPVLFDLKWPARGKDDDPEAKESLRALERYDKAPSGPAALVKAGVPFGFYTSALEKPSAWRAAVKRAIDAGLDREDALRALTLWPARIYGFADRAGSIESGKVANLVVTSGDLFSTSTEIRYVFVDGIRYDPTAPASKEESR from the coding sequence ATGATTCCGCCGCGTGCACTCTTCCCCTTTCTACTCGCCGTGGCTGCCGCTTGGGCGCAGTCTACCGGACCGATCGCGATTCGCAACGTAACGCTCCACCCTGCTTCCGGACCGCCCGTCGAGCGAGGCGCCGTCGTCATTCGCGATGGGCTCATCGAAGCCGCCGGCGCGAATGTCACCCCGCCCGCCGGCGCTTCGCTCGTCGAGGGCATCGGTCTTCACGTGTATCCGGGATTGATCGATTCGCTCAGCCATGCCGGCCTGCCGGCGCCTCCGGCGCGGGGTTCCGGGACCGCGACCTCCGCCACCGCCCCGGCGCCTCAGCCGGCCAATGGACCGGAAGATCGCCCCGCTACGAGCAGTTGGGTGCATGCGCAGGATCTCGTCCGCCCCGGCGACAAGTCCGTGGAAGACGCGCGATCCGCCGGGTTCACCACCGCGGTGGTCTATCCGCGCCAAGGCATTCTCCCGGGGCAGGGAGCCGCGATGAATCTGGCGGGCGAGAAGCCGGGCGCCATGGTCTTGGCGGCGCCGGTCGCGGCGTATGTGCGGTTCGAGAACCAGCGCCAGGGATTTCCGGGATCGCTGATGGGCGTGATCTCGTACATCCGGCAGCTTCACATCGACGCCGCCTATTACGACCAGGAGCGCAAGGCGTATGCCGCCAGTGCGCGCGGCCACAAGCGACCCGACTACGATCGCGCGCTCGACGGCCTCCTCGAATCGCCGCGCCTGCTGCTGCCGGCCTCCGCCGAGCGTGAGTTCCCACGGATGATCGCGTTCGCCGCCGAACGGAAGCGTCCCGCGGTTCTCTACGGTGGGCACGAGGCGTGGCTGGCCGTGGAGTCGATCCGCGCGGCTGGGGCGCCGGTATTGTTCGACCTCAAGTGGCCGGCGCGGGGCAAAGACGACGACCCCGAGGCGAAGGAGTCCCTGCGGGCGCTCGAGCGCTACGACAAGGCGCCGTCCGGTCCCGCGGCGCTCGTCAAGGCGGGTGTGCCGTTCGGTTTCTACACGTCGGCGCTCGAGAAACCATCAGCGTGGCGCGCGGCGGTGAAGCGCGCCATCGACGCCGGGCTTGACCGCGAGGATGCACTCCGCGCTCTCACGCTCTGGCCTGCGCGGATCTATGGTTTTGCTGATCGCGCCGGCTCGATCGAATCCGGTAAGGTCGCCAACCTCGTCGTCACCAGCGGTGACCTGTTCAGCACTTCCACCGAAATCCGCTACGTCTTCGTCGACGGCATTCGATACGACCCCACCGCGCCCGCCTCGAAGGAGGAATCCCGATGA
- a CDS encoding sulfatase-like hydrolase/transferase encodes MRRRTFLGSAGALAAQTSRPNVLFLMTDQQRYDTLGANGNKLVRTPHLDRLAAESANFSRCYAQAPVCVPSRVSWFTGRYPHSHRNRVNYTPLDEREPLLQRYLKDAGYRTGSVGKLHYWPPTAAHARSTGFDEVLLHDGVAKLDGESDYAKWRGANDPSKAPFRSVASNGAGNNPYRARVEDRFHETTWTGNETRRLLRRFAAGGQPFFLHASFFQPHSPFYASPPFDSMYDDVEFPLPRPAAREYIDALPRPLRTLILRGTPQYDMDRARLQWALRTYHANIAHIDREVGAILRALDETGQGANTIVVFSTDHGDQLLEHGLMGKNCFFEDSIRLPLLVRCPGQARPGRYDQLVEQVDLAPALLEWCGVAVPDRVQGRSFAPLLRGEPYETRDAVFSENIIPEVITGGSLDFEFAKGKGVKGVRHPDAKMVRTGEWKLVVYAGGEGELYDLTRDPGEWNNLYQSAAHRDVVAGLKSRILEWLMTADETDQIAPRWRLQ; translated from the coding sequence ATGCGCAGACGGACATTTCTCGGGTCGGCGGGCGCACTGGCGGCGCAGACGAGCCGCCCGAACGTGCTCTTCCTCATGACCGATCAGCAGCGCTACGACACGCTCGGCGCGAACGGCAACAAGCTGGTTCGCACGCCGCATCTCGATCGGCTGGCGGCGGAGTCCGCGAACTTCTCGCGCTGCTATGCGCAGGCTCCGGTGTGCGTGCCGTCGCGCGTGTCGTGGTTCACGGGGCGCTATCCCCACTCGCACAGGAATCGAGTGAACTACACGCCGCTCGACGAGCGCGAGCCCCTGCTGCAGCGCTACCTCAAGGACGCCGGGTACCGCACCGGTTCTGTCGGCAAGCTGCACTACTGGCCCCCGACCGCTGCCCACGCGCGATCCACCGGCTTCGACGAAGTGCTGCTGCACGACGGCGTCGCGAAGCTCGACGGCGAGAGCGACTACGCGAAATGGCGCGGCGCCAACGATCCGTCCAAAGCGCCGTTTCGCTCCGTGGCGTCCAACGGCGCGGGCAACAACCCGTATCGCGCCCGGGTGGAGGATCGTTTCCACGAAACCACCTGGACCGGAAACGAGACGCGCCGCCTGCTCCGCCGGTTTGCCGCCGGCGGCCAGCCGTTCTTCCTGCACGCTTCGTTCTTTCAACCGCACTCGCCGTTCTACGCTTCGCCGCCGTTCGACTCGATGTACGACGATGTGGAGTTCCCTCTGCCGCGGCCAGCGGCGCGCGAGTACATCGACGCGTTGCCGCGGCCCCTGCGCACACTGATCCTCCGAGGCACGCCGCAGTACGACATGGACCGCGCCCGTCTCCAGTGGGCGCTTCGGACCTACCACGCCAACATCGCTCATATCGACCGCGAAGTGGGGGCCATCCTTCGCGCCCTCGACGAAACCGGCCAGGGGGCGAACACTATCGTCGTCTTCTCCACTGACCACGGCGATCAGCTTCTGGAACACGGCCTCATGGGCAAGAACTGTTTCTTCGAGGATTCGATCCGCCTGCCACTTCTCGTCCGCTGTCCGGGGCAGGCGCGGCCGGGCCGCTATGACCAACTCGTGGAGCAGGTGGATCTCGCGCCGGCGCTGCTCGAATGGTGCGGCGTGGCCGTGCCGGACCGCGTCCAGGGCCGCAGCTTCGCGCCGCTGCTGCGCGGCGAACCGTATGAAACGCGCGACGCCGTGTTCTCCGAAAACATCATCCCGGAAGTAATCACCGGCGGCTCACTCGACTTCGAGTTCGCCAAGGGAAAGGGAGTGAAGGGCGTCCGGCATCCCGATGCGAAGATGGTTCGCACCGGCGAATGGAAGCTGGTCGTGTATGCCGGCGGCGAGGGCGAACTGTACGATCTCACTCGCGATCCGGGAGAATGGAACAATCTGTACCAGAGCGCCGCGCACCGCGATGTCGTGGCCGGATTGAAAAGCAGGATCCTCGAATGGCTGATGACGGCCGACGAGACAGATCAGATCGCGCCGCGATGGCGGCTGCAATAA
- a CDS encoding PIG-L family deacetylase — MERRTFLGTAAMAQAAAQGQQPYPLPVADELVAAGSSVTSYNFPVTVERKREGKPHKGKMLAAIQPHCDDIPIFAAGTVLKLIDEGYEGILITISDDSMAGDGEGYGEVVYKNEKDTREVAKRLGLKEAVFLNYPNHNMDAWPIIEMRARLTFLFRHFKIDTVLVYDPSGLYERNPDHTVTAKAVEWAAGVCAMKWDYPEFGYAGVKPHPVRERYYFSRGPQLMNHVVDIGPYIDQKVWVNMANITQGPSGNSGERLRQRLASQGKRLPILGNDADTANKQYTKYFALGRDRARGPAYGLEWAEYFHYIGPGENHLENYISQNAVNL, encoded by the coding sequence ATGGAGCGTAGAACTTTTTTGGGAACGGCCGCGATGGCGCAGGCGGCGGCGCAGGGACAGCAGCCTTATCCGCTGCCGGTGGCCGATGAACTGGTGGCCGCTGGATCCTCGGTGACCTCCTACAACTTCCCGGTCACCGTGGAACGAAAGCGCGAGGGTAAGCCGCACAAAGGCAAGATGCTCGCGGCCATCCAACCGCACTGCGACGACATACCGATCTTCGCCGCCGGCACCGTGCTCAAGCTCATCGACGAGGGCTACGAGGGAATCCTGATCACCATCTCGGACGACTCGATGGCCGGCGACGGTGAGGGCTACGGCGAAGTGGTCTACAAAAACGAAAAGGACACGCGTGAAGTCGCCAAGCGGCTGGGCCTGAAGGAAGCGGTCTTCCTCAACTATCCGAACCACAACATGGACGCCTGGCCGATCATCGAAATGCGCGCGCGGCTGACGTTCCTGTTCCGGCACTTCAAGATCGACACCGTGCTCGTGTACGATCCGAGCGGGCTCTACGAACGCAATCCGGATCACACGGTGACGGCGAAGGCGGTGGAGTGGGCCGCCGGCGTGTGCGCGATGAAGTGGGACTATCCGGAGTTCGGCTACGCCGGCGTAAAGCCGCACCCGGTGCGGGAGCGCTATTACTTCTCGCGCGGGCCGCAGTTGATGAACCACGTGGTGGACATCGGCCCCTACATCGACCAGAAAGTCTGGGTGAACATGGCCAACATCACACAAGGTCCGTCCGGCAACAGCGGCGAGCGGTTGCGGCAACGGCTGGCCTCGCAGGGCAAGCGCCTCCCGATCCTCGGCAACGACGCCGACACGGCCAACAAGCAATACACGAAGTATTTCGCGCTGGGTCGCGACCGCGCGCGCGGGCCGGCCTACGGGCTCGAGTGGGCGGAGTACTTCCACTACATCGGCCCCGGCGAGAACCACCTCGAGAACTACATCTCGCAGAACGCGGTGAACCTCTAA
- the ribB gene encoding 3,4-dihydroxy-2-butanone-4-phosphate synthase: MPFTPIPVAIEQFREGRMVVVVDDEDRENEGDLTVAAEKVTPEIISFMAVHGRGLICLALSADRCDELRLPLMSAHNTSNFGTAFCEAIDARSGVTTGISAADRAQTIRVAMDPASRPHDLARPGHVFPLRARPGGVLVRAGQTEAAVDMARLAGLGPGGVICEIMNDDGSMARVGELEQFCTRHGLAMISVADLIRYRMQTERVVERLGEGCLKTEYGEFKTVAYGTPVNGERHIALVRGEIEGREDVLVRMHSHCAYGDIFGSTECECGHTLRASLERISEAGSGALVYLHQTGMGLALHNGRLESHGRKFMHYTTPEGQRQLQHEVGIGAQILADLGLHRIRLLTNHPRKIVALEAYGIEICDQVPVSG; this comes from the coding sequence ATGCCGTTCACGCCGATTCCGGTTGCCATCGAACAGTTCCGCGAGGGACGGATGGTGGTGGTGGTGGACGACGAAGACCGCGAGAATGAAGGCGATCTGACCGTCGCGGCGGAAAAGGTCACGCCGGAAATCATCAGCTTCATGGCCGTGCACGGGCGCGGGCTCATTTGCCTCGCCCTCAGCGCGGACCGCTGCGACGAGTTGCGGCTTCCGCTGATGTCGGCCCACAATACATCGAACTTCGGCACGGCGTTTTGCGAAGCCATCGACGCCCGCTCAGGCGTCACGACGGGTATCTCGGCGGCGGACCGCGCGCAGACGATCCGCGTGGCGATGGATCCGGCCAGCCGGCCGCACGACCTCGCGCGTCCCGGTCACGTATTCCCCCTGCGGGCGCGTCCCGGCGGCGTCCTCGTGCGAGCCGGCCAGACGGAGGCGGCGGTGGATATGGCTCGCCTCGCCGGGCTCGGGCCGGGCGGCGTGATCTGCGAGATCATGAACGACGACGGCTCCATGGCCCGCGTCGGTGAGCTCGAACAGTTCTGCACGCGACATGGGCTCGCGATGATCTCCGTCGCCGACCTCATCCGCTACCGGATGCAAACCGAGCGCGTCGTGGAGCGGCTGGGCGAGGGCTGCCTCAAGACCGAGTACGGCGAGTTCAAGACCGTCGCCTACGGGACGCCGGTGAATGGCGAGCGGCACATCGCGCTGGTGCGCGGCGAAATCGAGGGTCGCGAGGACGTGCTCGTGCGCATGCACTCGCACTGCGCCTACGGGGATATTTTCGGGTCCACCGAATGCGAGTGCGGGCATACGCTGCGGGCGTCGCTCGAGCGCATCTCGGAGGCAGGGTCGGGCGCCCTCGTCTACCTGCACCAGACCGGCATGGGACTGGCGCTGCACAATGGACGGCTCGAATCGCACGGCCGCAAGTTCATGCACTACACCACGCCGGAAGGGCAGCGGCAGTTGCAGCACGAAGTGGGGATCGGCGCACAGATCCTGGCGGACCTGGGGTTGCACCGCATCCGCCTGCTGACGAACCATCCGCGGAAGATCGTGGCGCTCGAGGCATACGGAATCGAGATCTGCGATCAGGTTCCGGTCTCGGGATAA